CCATCAATGCGTCTCGGCTCCAATGCTCGAGTGGCAGTTCGAAGCCCGCCTTGGGTCGCTCGAATAAGGCCGGATCGAGCTTGTCGAGCGCGAGGCTTCTCAGGGCCTGTTTCCTGCCCAGCTTTCCGTAGCGCTGGCTGGGAGAAAGGTGTGCGGCCGCCGCGATGACCTCGTGATCGACCAGCGGTACGCGGACTTCCAGCGAGACGGCCATGCTCGTCGAATCCGTATCCGGAAGCAGACGGTCGCCGATGAAGCAGGAGAGTTCCAGCTGTGAGATCGCATGCAGATCGGGTTCTCTCGCGATGAGTTCCTCGAGTTCGCAGGCGCGCGTCGTTGCCATGCCGTGGGAAACGCCCGCAGGTTCGGGATCGAGTCGGAGTCGTCTCTGGAAAGAACGCGTGAACAGCGCATAGGCGACCTGGTACAAGTCGACGAGGTCGCCCCTCGTCGCAAGCGCATCCCCTAGCTTTCCCCAGCGAGTCTGTAACGGAATTCCCGCGCGACGCGGCTCGCGAATGCGCGCCACGAGGGCCGCGAGTCCGCGCAACCAGAGTTCCGGCACATTTGCGAGTCGGCGCGACCAGTTTCGAGCCTGCGGCAGATCCCGAAAGCTGCGGTATCCGGCGAAGATCTCATCGCCTCCAGCCCCCGAAAGCGCCACGGTCATTCCCGCCTCGCGCACCGCCCGACTGACTGCGTAGGTATTGATGCCGTCAAAGGTGGGCTGGTCCAGGCTTCCCAGCGCTTCCTCCAGCTGAGCCTTGAAACGATCCTGTGTCAGCCGAATTTCCTGGTGCTGTGTGCCCAGCGCGGCAGCCACGGCTCTGGCGTGTTCGGCTTCGTCGAATCCGGCTTCGTCGAAGCTCACGTTGAAGGTGCGAACCGAACCCGCCGACTCGACGGCGAGTGCGGCTACCGCACTCGAATCGATGCCGCCCGAGAGGAATACTCCCAGCGGAACATCGCTGATCATTCGCGACGCGACGGCTCCGCGCAAAGCGTCGCCCAGGGCCTCTGGTTGATCGGAGGTCTCGGACGCCGAAGGCGGGCGCCAGTAGCGCTTTTGCTCGATGATGCGTCCGGTGTCCGCAACCCAGGCCGTGTGCCCGGCCGGAAGCGACCTCACGCCCGAGATGATCGTTTCGGGTCCGGGGACGAAACCGTTCCAGAGGAACTTGGCGGGAGCTGCGGGATCGAGGCGGCGTCGGACCAGGCCACTTTCGAGCAGGCCACGCACCTCGGACGCGAACAGGAGCGCGCGGCCCCCGGCCGGGGTTTCGATCTCGGCGATGTAGAGGGGTTTGACGCCCACGCGGTCGCGCGCGAGCAGAACGCGGCGCCGCGATGCATCCCAGATCGAAAACGCGAACATGCCGCGCAATTTCTGTACGCACGCATCCCCCCAGGTTGCGTACGCCTTCAGAATGACCTCGGAATCGCCTTCGCT
This is a stretch of genomic DNA from bacterium. It encodes these proteins:
- the asnB gene encoding asparagine synthase (glutamine-hydrolyzing), with the translated sequence MGRLDPEVIEGVRRIGVSQRHRGPDAEGHWTSPPSGPGVGACFAHRRLAIIDLSERGIQPMVDRETGNVLCFNGEIYNYRQLRHDLLEKGTAFESEGDSEVILKAYATWGDACVQKLRGMFAFSIWDASRRRVLLARDRVGVKPLYIAEIETPAGGRALLFASEVRGLLESGLVRRRLDPAAPAKFLWNGFVPGPETIISGVRSLPAGHTAWVADTGRIIEQKRYWRPPSASETSDQPEALGDALRGAVASRMISDVPLGVFLSGGIDSSAVAALAVESAGSVRTFNVSFDEAGFDEAEHARAVAAALGTQHQEIRLTQDRFKAQLEEALGSLDQPTFDGINTYAVSRAVREAGMTVALSGAGGDEIFAGYRSFRDLPQARNWSRRLANVPELWLRGLAALVARIREPRRAGIPLQTRWGKLGDALATRGDLVDLYQVAYALFTRSFQRRLRLDPEPAGVSHGMATTRACELEELIAREPDLHAISQLELSCFIGDRLLPDTDSTSMAVSLEVRVPLVDHEVIAAAAHLSPSQRYGKLGRKQALRSLALDKLDPALFERPKAGFELPLEHWSRDALMGEIDASFADRERLESIGLDPEGVAELWRAYQARAPGLYWSRIWALFVLLHWTRVHRVTL